TCGCGTCGATAGCAAAGGAGCTGGGTGCTATAGTCATCAGCGTAGCTACTTTACCCTTTAGGTTCGAAGGCAACGTTCGAAAGAAGATAGCGATACAAGGCTTACAAAAACTAAAAGAAGTATGCAACACCGTGGTGCTAATAGACAATAATAAGCTACTTGATTTCTATCCACAGTATGAACTGAGGACGGCCTTCTCATTGGTTGACGACGTGATAAACAACATGATGCTAAGTATAACGGAATCGATAGTGAAACCAAGCCTGATAAACATAGATTACGCGGATTTCAAAACCCTAGTCGAAAGGGGTAGCCTGGCATCTTTAGGTATAGGCAGGTCTTCATCACCAAACAGAGCCGAGGAGGCCACTTTCAACGCTTTACAATCGCCGCTACTTGACGTAACTTACGACAAGCTGTCGGGCGCGATAGTACACGTAACGGGTGGTGAGGATATGAAGCTGAGCGAAGCGGCAAGACCCGCAGAGATAATATCAGAGTTGATGGGCATGGATGCCCTTGTAATATGGGGCGCGAGGATTGATAACTACTATGCCTCAACAATACAGGTATCACTCATACTCACGGGTCTTAGCGATACCTTTAGTAACGCTGCCGAAGTTGAAGCTGTGAGTTTGCCGACTAAGAAATCGAATGAGGAATTTAAGATTTCGCAACCTGCTGTGCCGGCCCAACCCACTATCGACAACGAGTTGGAGTATGAATTAGAAAGAATAGTGGCCGAGCTCGGGATTAGAAAACTCTCAATAGAAAATGCACACGTATACTGAATCAACTTTAAAATTTCTCTAATTTTTTTGTTTTTATGCCAAACTAAGCTTTGACATATATTTCGATATCTCCTCGTCAGTTACTTTTCTGAACAACGGCTCTGGTTTGTTGATTTTGTGTTGTGGTTTAATGGGCACGCTGAGCTCTTCCCATCTTACGGTCTCCGGCGTTAAGTTCAGGTTAATCATGCTCATGAGTTTATGTGCTGAAAAAGGTAAGTAGGGTGACATAAGAACACAGAGTGCCTTAACTACTTGCATCGCCACATACATTGCCCTAGCTGCGTTCTCCGTTATAGCCCACGGCTTCATAGTGTTCAGATACCTATTACCCAACTGGGCCAGCTCCAATATGATCTTTAGACCCGATTTAAAACGACAGTTTTCCAACCTGTTCTTAAACATGACGGTTAGCTTTTCTACATCATTTAGAAGCTCTCTATCCTGCGGCTCAAGCTCACCTGGTTCTGGTACTACACCTTCAAACTTAGTATGAACGAACAACAATACTCTATGAACAAAGTTACCGAGCGTTGCCACAAGCTCGTTGTTTATTTTTGCTTGGAAATCCTTCCACCTAAAATCAGAATCTTTCGTTTCAGGAGCTATTATCGCGGCGTAGTATCTAATCAAGTCTGGCTCGTAACTTTCAAGCATCTCATGAAGCCAAATGACCCAGCCTCTGCTCGTTGAGAGTTTTTGCCCCTCTAAGTTTACGAACTCGTTCACGACGACGTTATAAGGCAAGACGTAATCACCATGCGCTATAAGTATGGCTGGAAACAGGATCGTGTGAAAGAAAAGGTTGTCCTTTCCTATAAAACAGTAAAGCCTTGTTTCTGGGTCTAGCCAAAACTTCTTCCATGCATCTGGTTGCCCAACCTGTATGCTCCAGTCTTTGGTTGCAGATATGTAGCCTAGAAGATTTTCAACCCAATTATAGAGTACCTGTCCCTCTGCTCCGGGGAAGGGTGCAGGCGGTCCCCAATCGTAATCCCTCGTTATATCCTTGTCCTTTAACCCCTCGTTCTCTAACCAAGATGTTGTCTTATTATAGGTTGATTTTCTCCAAAACTTCTTCGGTTTTACGTACTCAAGCACTTTTTGCGTCAAAGCCGACAGCTTCAGGAAGTAGTGGTCTTTCTCTATGATTATTGGTTTGTTGCCGCACAAAGTACAAACAGGGTCTATTAGTTCGTTCGCCTCGTACCAGCTTGCACACACCTCGCAGACTTCGCCATACTGGTCCGGTGCTCCGCAAATCGGACACGTACCCTTCACGAATCTATCAGGTAATACTTTATCATCCTTCGGACAATACCATTGCTTTATTCTTTTTCTGTATATGTAACCCTTTTCCCACAGTCTAGTGTAAAACTCGTACACAGTATCGTAATGGATTTTTTTGGACGTTCTGGAGAATATGTCGAAACTTATTCCAAGCTTAGCGAAAGTATCTCTCTGAATCGGATAGAACATATCGCACAGCTGTTGCGGTGTCATGCCCTTTTTCATGGCCTCCAGCACGATGCTGGATGCGTTTTCGTCTGTTCCACATACGAATAGAACTTCATGTCCAAGCATCCTCATGAATCGCGCAAATATGTCGGCCGGAAGATACGCTCCGCTAAGATGACCAAAGTGTCTCGGTGCGTAGGAATACGGTAAGGCAGCCGTTATCAGAATTCTTAGGGCTTGACACCCTCCCGTTACATCCTAAAAAAGGTTTATTTAAACAAATCGTTAACTTAGCACTAACAAAAGCTATATTATCGGCAAGAAATCCTCTAATTTTAACAAAACATGAAACTGTTAATACTGCATACGAACTTTGTTGAGTATGAGCCAGTAGAGATAGAGGGGAAGGTATTCGAAGAGGCGGAACCGGGTCGTAAGAGGTTTGAGGAAATAATTTTGGTCCTTACGACTATGGAAGAAGGAGACGACGAGGCTACGGTAGATAAAGCGGTGAGCGAGTTAAAGGGTTATTCGTCAAAGGTTGGCAGTAGGCGTATACTGATATACCCTTACGCTCATCTTAGCAACAAACTTGCAACACCGGAAAGAGCTTTGGAACTTGTTCGTATATTTAGGGAAAAATGTGGGCTAGTAGGAATGGAGGTCTATACTTCGCCTTTCGGTTGGACTAAAGCACTTTCCTTATCGATCAAGGGACATCCTTTGGCTGAGCAGTTCAGGTCGATAACACCAGAAGCAGCTAGCGCTACTTATGTCCCCAAGGCTTTAGTTATGGAGGAGAGAATAAGATCGTATTGGTACATATTGACACCGGACGGGAAATTGACTCCAGTAGAATCTTTCGATTTTTCAGGGCATGAGGGTCTAAAGGCCCTTGCAGTGTACGAAATGGCAAAGTCAAGGGCAGTCTTACAAACGCCACCTCATGTGGATCTAATGAAGAAATTAGAGATTGCAGATTATGAGCCGGGAAGCGATCTAGGCAATATAAGGTGGCCGGCAAAGGGGCGATTGATAAAATCCCTTATTGAACACTACGTAACCGAAAAGGTCATAGAGTATGGTGGTATGGAAATCGAGACACCCATAATGTATGACCTAAAGCATCCGTGCTTAGAGAGTTACTTGAACAGATTTCCTGCCAGACAGTATATAGTAAAATCCGATGAGAAGGAGTTCTTCCTAAGGTTCGCTGCATGTTTCGGTCAGTTCCTTATGGCGCATGACATGCAAGTATCTTACAAACAACTCCCCGTCAGACTCTACGAGTTAACGAGAT
Above is a window of Aigarchaeota archaeon DNA encoding:
- the ftsZ gene encoding cell division protein FtsZ — its product is MSETMLPSSSDIEKLDGIRIKLVGIGGAGCNTISRLASQGLNGVITIAANTDVQHLEMVRAHHKIVLGKNVTRFKGSGGDPEKGRMATEECEDEFRNLLDGADIVFVMAGLGGGTGTGGAPVVASIAKELGAIVISVATLPFRFEGNVRKKIAIQGLQKLKEVCNTVVLIDNNKLLDFYPQYELRTAFSLVDDVINNMMLSITESIVKPSLINIDYADFKTLVERGSLASLGIGRSSSPNRAEEATFNALQSPLLDVTYDKLSGAIVHVTGGEDMKLSEAARPAEIISELMGMDALVIWGARIDNYYASTIQVSLILTGLSDTFSNAAEVEAVSLPTKKSNEEFKISQPAVPAQPTIDNELEYELERIVAELGIRKLSIENAHVY
- the metG gene encoding methionine--tRNA ligase; translation: MTAALPYSYAPRHFGHLSGAYLPADIFARFMRMLGHEVLFVCGTDENASSIVLEAMKKGMTPQQLCDMFYPIQRDTFAKLGISFDIFSRTSKKIHYDTVYEFYTRLWEKGYIYRKRIKQWYCPKDDKVLPDRFVKGTCPICGAPDQYGEVCEVCASWYEANELIDPVCTLCGNKPIIIEKDHYFLKLSALTQKVLEYVKPKKFWRKSTYNKTTSWLENEGLKDKDITRDYDWGPPAPFPGAEGQVLYNWVENLLGYISATKDWSIQVGQPDAWKKFWLDPETRLYCFIGKDNLFFHTILFPAILIAHGDYVLPYNVVVNEFVNLEGQKLSTSRGWVIWLHEMLESYEPDLIRYYAAIIAPETKDSDFRWKDFQAKINNELVATLGNFVHRVLLFVHTKFEGVVPEPGELEPQDRELLNDVEKLTVMFKNRLENCRFKSGLKIILELAQLGNRYLNTMKPWAITENAARAMYVAMQVVKALCVLMSPYLPFSAHKLMSMINLNLTPETVRWEELSVPIKPQHKINKPEPLFRKVTDEEISKYMSKLSLA
- a CDS encoding threonine--tRNA ligase, giving the protein MKLLILHTNFVEYEPVEIEGKVFEEAEPGRKRFEEIILVLTTMEEGDDEATVDKAVSELKGYSSKVGSRRILIYPYAHLSNKLATPERALELVRIFREKCGLVGMEVYTSPFGWTKALSLSIKGHPLAEQFRSITPEAASATYVPKALVMEERIRSYWYILTPDGKLTPVESFDFSGHEGLKALAVYEMAKSRAVLQTPPHVDLMKKLEIADYEPGSDLGNIRWPAKGRLIKSLIEHYVTEKVIEYGGMEIETPIMYDLKHPCLESYLNRFPARQYIVKSDEKEFFLRFAACFGQFLMAHDMQVSYKQLPVRLYELTRYSFRREKSGELVGLKRLRAFTMPDVHALCADIQQAKEEMLRRFELSINVLEGIGLTKDDYEMAIRFTKDFYESNKEFVTELVKTFGKPALVEMWEERFFYFVLKWEFNFIDNLGKASALSTDQIDVENAERYDITYVDQFGNKRYPIILHCSPSGAIERVIYALLEKAYKAYMEGGKPMLPVWLSPTQIRLIPVSDAFVEDCVLLSERLESEQIRVDVDDRSETVDKKVRDAETEWVPYIIVFGKREKESNVFSVRDRASGSIKQMTIEELIREIRSKTAGRPYKRLSLPRMLSKRPSFR